The following are encoded in a window of Ruminiclostridium herbifermentans genomic DNA:
- a CDS encoding phage tail protein, producing the protein MSNQQISNYVQYLPRIYHKSSDQTYEDYFLGRFLKAFEQVLTGSAEKKDIVGIESILDNFEQYFNPSQTPPQFLEWLASWVALDLEESVEFYGNNDKEQKEQSPIQILPLDTSRSTINRELISKMVQLYKKRGTTKGLLEYLQFYAGEETTISINEYEETAKVGERRKIGVNTMVGKAKPTFFSVHTMIPIHSRSRLQKKVQLIKKVIENEKPFYTNYLLSVEIPSMRVGVYSKVGKETLLGGMIED; encoded by the coding sequence ATGAGTAATCAGCAAATTAGTAATTATGTACAATATCTTCCTAGGATATATCATAAAAGCAGCGATCAAACTTATGAAGATTATTTTCTTGGTCGTTTTCTTAAGGCATTTGAGCAGGTACTGACGGGTTCTGCTGAAAAGAAAGATATAGTAGGAATTGAGTCAATATTGGACAACTTTGAACAATACTTTAATCCATCTCAAACACCGCCACAATTTCTAGAGTGGCTGGCTAGCTGGGTAGCTCTTGACTTAGAAGAGTCAGTTGAATTCTATGGGAACAATGACAAGGAACAAAAGGAACAGTCACCAATACAAATTCTTCCTTTGGATACATCAAGAAGCACAATAAACCGAGAACTAATAAGTAAAATGGTTCAATTGTACAAAAAAAGAGGTACAACAAAAGGTCTTTTGGAATATTTGCAGTTTTATGCGGGTGAAGAAACTACTATTTCTATTAATGAATATGAAGAAACAGCTAAAGTTGGTGAACGAAGAAAAATAGGTGTAAATACTATGGTTGGTAAGGCAAAGCCTACATTCTTCTCAGTACATACAATGATTCCTATTCATAGCAGAAGCAGGTTACAAAAAAAGGTTCAATTAATTAAAAAAGTAATTGAAAATGAAAAACCCTTTTATACAAATTATCTGCTTAGTGTAGAAATTCCTTCTATGCGTGTTGGAGTGTATTCAAAAGTAGGAAAAGAAACCCTTTTAGGTGGTATGATAGAGGACTAA
- a CDS encoding putative baseplate assembly protein: protein MKYILPKIDKRSQEDLADQLRSLILEYCAEFENINEIKSDKQVDALVHIFSNMMGHVIEALNQAPDKNFTTFLNLIGVSPIPPRVAKAPIIFNLKKDYNNEGFVPACTKISAQPDNQDEVIFETESDLTVIRPKLVKAASVEPIEDQWSNLDFLFAKEPTGKEATLFLGNTQMVHRLYIGDELLGLVGSTVTLEMDLTLPEAKKSSANKKSEGLLNSTNRDIKIQWYYLDEDGNSIILPHLTEQNVLIDGQSATSELKLSAENLFSFADLPEIKPKEISSYTKSGAYKSWKNRWIYAELKTLLTDENLMPTVKSIKIGRTITSDQLNPDLAIYNYYPLDLSKDFNPFGDKPAFNDTFYIASGEAFSKKDADITIAVDISNKSELTTEKIKLAIEYWNGRDWTQLGWIQRTAVVKEVEEKDTTTGKVKKRIEIENIESKLGGKIIEDTTKAFTNLDGGNIKFKCPNDLKSCIVNGQENYWIRFRIVEGNYGEDSSVKYDEEKVIIKDATYNPPLLKHLKIQYTYEPSEGKIPDMVIAENNFIMSDRTDECFKNEPFKIFTACEDTEPTFYLAFDEDISNLPISLFFPLTGNQIGEKPVVAWEYWNGRNWLTLSVNDAIRDFTRREIQQINMPSDVEKCAIFGAEHYWIRARLEEGGYKVYPKINAVYLNAVWAVNSNTLQGEILGSSNGEPSQTFEFSCTPVLSGQVVKVQETLGRDEWITWEEVQTFSVSRADSRHYMLDSESGLLTFGDGVNGMIPPAGKDNIRCDYKHGGGVLGNVGAGSITKLWDDIPGIESITNPIAADGGFDQEKIEDAKARGPYTLKNRDRGVTCEDIEWLVREAVPKIAIVKCFPTMDRELDFTPGKAIVIVVPEYDDPKPVPSQELLNEIDEYLSERISTVLLRENEPMLEVIGPDYIRIGVEANVEYTNPASGKIIEGRIIDNLKSFLNPLHGGQDRKGWTLGKNLYISEICSEIQNTPGVDFIKDITVKASVQCYTLDLETFKEEPYMPAITYPTYSAVKSSDNRIVFALARKLIANKEVKNIWAKGFRENDEILLRYRNYKSQKLVIVAIDGDVLECKTADEDSLEYHLSDCQVIENQVCTCGFYNGDKVFPVGTDVEIVKPIAKDLTIRSYIMNEVRGNPSSFYIKMAVLETGDNIYISRNDEYIKSASLKIRQVKSENIFLEEDEIIYSGVHLINKKPTLAFPYLQDRDTGIIHDISNMKAECHYEEIEKDDRIYFESISNMPEELRCKHCLPFED, encoded by the coding sequence ATGAAGTATATTTTACCGAAAATTGACAAGCGAAGCCAAGAAGACTTGGCAGACCAACTTAGGAGTCTCATACTGGAGTATTGTGCTGAATTTGAAAATATCAATGAAATAAAGTCGGACAAGCAGGTAGATGCCCTCGTTCATATTTTTTCTAATATGATGGGACATGTAATTGAGGCATTGAACCAGGCTCCAGATAAGAACTTTACAACATTTTTAAACTTGATTGGAGTTAGCCCTATACCACCGCGTGTTGCTAAAGCTCCAATAATATTTAATTTAAAGAAAGACTATAACAATGAAGGTTTTGTTCCAGCATGTACTAAAATTTCAGCACAGCCTGACAATCAGGACGAGGTCATTTTTGAAACAGAAAGTGACTTGACAGTAATTAGACCTAAATTAGTTAAGGCTGCAAGTGTAGAGCCCATCGAGGATCAGTGGAGCAATCTTGACTTTTTATTTGCAAAAGAGCCAACAGGAAAGGAAGCAACATTGTTCCTTGGAAATACTCAGATGGTTCATCGTTTATACATAGGAGATGAGTTGCTGGGATTGGTTGGATCAACTGTCACTCTAGAAATGGATTTGACTTTACCTGAAGCCAAAAAGTCATCTGCAAATAAGAAATCTGAAGGGCTTTTGAACTCTACTAATAGGGATATAAAAATTCAATGGTATTACCTTGATGAGGATGGAAACTCTATAATTCTACCTCATTTAACGGAACAAAATGTTCTGATTGATGGTCAATCAGCAACTAGTGAACTAAAGCTTTCGGCAGAAAATTTATTTTCATTTGCTGATTTACCTGAAATAAAACCTAAAGAAATATCAAGCTATACCAAGAGTGGAGCATATAAAAGCTGGAAAAATCGTTGGATTTATGCTGAATTAAAAACTTTATTAACTGATGAGAATTTAATGCCAACAGTAAAAAGTATTAAAATAGGCAGAACAATAACATCTGATCAGCTTAATCCGGATTTAGCAATTTACAATTATTATCCTCTTGATTTATCAAAGGATTTTAATCCCTTTGGAGATAAGCCAGCATTTAATGATACTTTTTATATTGCCAGTGGTGAGGCTTTTTCAAAAAAAGATGCTGATATTACAATTGCCGTTGATATTTCCAATAAATCTGAGTTAACGACTGAAAAGATTAAATTAGCAATAGAGTATTGGAATGGAAGAGACTGGACACAATTGGGATGGATACAGAGAACAGCAGTTGTAAAAGAGGTTGAAGAAAAAGATACAACAACTGGTAAAGTAAAAAAGAGAATAGAAATTGAGAACATTGAATCTAAACTCGGTGGAAAGATTATTGAGGATACAACAAAAGCTTTTACGAATCTTGATGGTGGAAATATAAAGTTTAAATGCCCAAATGATTTAAAATCTTGTATTGTCAATGGTCAGGAGAATTATTGGATTCGTTTCAGAATTGTTGAAGGCAACTATGGTGAAGATAGTAGTGTGAAATATGATGAAGAAAAAGTAATTATAAAGGATGCTACTTACAACCCTCCTTTATTAAAGCATTTAAAAATTCAATATACCTATGAGCCATCAGAAGGTAAAATCCCTGATATGGTAATTGCTGAAAATAACTTCATCATGTCTGATAGAACTGATGAGTGCTTTAAAAATGAGCCTTTTAAAATATTTACAGCCTGTGAAGACACAGAACCGACTTTCTATTTAGCTTTTGATGAGGATATTAGTAATTTGCCTATTTCACTCTTCTTTCCATTGACAGGTAATCAAATTGGAGAAAAGCCAGTAGTTGCTTGGGAGTATTGGAATGGTAGGAATTGGCTGACACTAAGTGTTAATGATGCTATACGTGATTTTACACGCAGAGAAATTCAGCAAATAAATATGCCTTCTGACGTGGAAAAGTGTGCTATTTTTGGTGCAGAGCACTATTGGATACGTGCAAGATTGGAAGAAGGAGGCTATAAAGTATATCCGAAAATTAATGCCGTTTATTTAAATGCTGTTTGGGCTGTAAATTCAAATACATTGCAGGGAGAAATACTGGGTTCAAGCAATGGAGAACCGAGCCAGACCTTTGAATTTTCATGCACTCCTGTTTTATCGGGACAGGTTGTAAAAGTCCAAGAGACTTTAGGACGAGATGAGTGGATTACTTGGGAAGAAGTACAGACTTTTTCTGTCTCAAGAGCAGATAGCAGACATTATATGTTGGATTCTGAAAGTGGATTATTGACATTTGGAGATGGAGTAAATGGAATGATACCTCCTGCTGGAAAGGATAACATTCGTTGTGACTATAAGCATGGGGGCGGAGTATTAGGAAATGTAGGTGCAGGGTCAATAACAAAATTATGGGACGACATTCCTGGTATTGAATCAATAACTAATCCAATTGCTGCTGATGGAGGCTTTGATCAAGAAAAAATTGAAGATGCCAAAGCCAGAGGCCCATATACATTAAAGAACAGAGACAGAGGAGTAACTTGTGAAGATATAGAGTGGCTTGTACGTGAAGCAGTACCTAAGATTGCAATAGTAAAATGCTTTCCTACTATGGATCGTGAACTGGATTTCACACCTGGAAAGGCTATTGTAATAGTAGTTCCAGAGTATGACGATCCAAAACCTGTACCAAGTCAAGAACTACTAAACGAAATTGATGAATACTTATCTGAAAGAATCTCAACAGTTCTTCTTAGAGAGAATGAGCCAATGTTGGAAGTAATAGGTCCTGATTATATACGTATAGGGGTTGAAGCAAATGTTGAATACACTAACCCTGCATCAGGAAAAATCATTGAGGGCCGAATAATTGATAATTTAAAGAGTTTCTTAAATCCTTTGCATGGCGGACAGGACAGAAAAGGGTGGACACTTGGCAAAAATTTATATATTTCTGAGATATGTTCAGAAATTCAAAATACACCAGGAGTAGACTTCATTAAAGATATTACAGTTAAGGCATCGGTTCAATGCTACACATTAGATCTTGAGACTTTTAAGGAAGAACCATATATGCCTGCTATAACTTATCCTACATATAGTGCAGTAAAAAGCAGTGATAATAGAATTGTATTTGCATTGGCAAGAAAGCTTATAGCAAATAAGGAAGTAAAAAATATTTGGGCTAAAGGCTTTAGAGAAAATGATGAAATACTTCTCCGCTATAGAAATTATAAGTCGCAAAAGCTGGTTATCGTAGCTATAGATGGAGATGTTCTGGAATGTAAGACTGCTGATGAAGATTCATTAGAATATCATTTAAGTGATTGCCAGGTAATAGAAAATCAAGTCTGTACTTGTGGTTTTTACAACGGAGATAAAGTATTTCCAGTAGGAACAGATGTTGAAATAGTAAAGCCAATTGCAAAAGATTTGACTATTCGTTCATATATTATGAATGAAGTTAGAGGAAATCCATCATCCTTTTATATTAAGATGGCAGTGCTTGAGACAGGTGACAATATATATATAAGCCGTAATGATGAATACATAAAATCAGCTTCGTTAAAAATCCGCCAAGTAAAATCAGAGAATATTTTCTTAGAGGAAGATGAAATTATATATAGTGGTGTTCACCTCATTAATAAGAAACCTACTCTCGCATTTCCTTATTTACAAGATAGAGATACTGGCATAATTCATGATATTAGCAACATGAAAGCTGAATGTCATTATGAAGAAATAGAAAAGGATGACAGAATATATTTTGAGAGTATCAGCAATATGCCTGAGGAATTGAGATGCAAGCATTGCTTACCTTTTGAAGATTAA
- a CDS encoding GPW/gp25 family protein: MEVIDFLGQGLKYPISVKKARICTSAGNDSIKESIILILGTAIGERVMRPEFGCRLNEMVFASNDMGTATLIQNYVEEALMKWEPRIKVDDVTPTVRPDSTTMDILIEYTVKSSNSKENLVYPFYLESVGK; encoded by the coding sequence ATGGAAGTTATTGATTTTTTAGGACAGGGATTAAAGTACCCAATTTCTGTAAAAAAGGCAAGAATATGTACTTCAGCCGGAAATGACTCTATCAAAGAATCAATTATACTCATTTTAGGCACTGCAATAGGTGAACGCGTTATGCGGCCCGAATTTGGTTGTCGCTTGAATGAAATGGTATTTGCTTCTAATGATATGGGGACTGCAACATTAATTCAAAATTATGTTGAAGAAGCTTTAATGAAGTGGGAGCCACGAATTAAAGTTGATGATGTGACACCAACTGTTAGGCCAGATAGTACAACTATGGATATATTGATTGAATATACAGTTAAGTCTAGTAATAGTAAAGAAAACCTTGTTTATCCATTTTATCTTGAAAGTGTGGGAAAATAA
- a CDS encoding PAAR domain-containing protein, which translates to MGQPAAKQGDRIMATDTHIVLISSGSGTIPTPLPHPFTGIIDGALSSDVTIMGKPAATVDSTATNTPAHVPQGGPFQKTPSNKGTIKMGSTTVKINGKMAARNGDMAMTCNDPSDLPVGKVVAAGTVTIGG; encoded by the coding sequence ATGGGACAACCTGCAGCAAAACAAGGAGATCGTATTATGGCAACAGATACTCATATAGTGCTGATTTCATCTGGTTCAGGTACCATTCCCACGCCATTGCCACATCCATTTACGGGAATAATTGATGGAGCTCTTAGCAGTGATGTAACAATTATGGGTAAGCCTGCAGCGACGGTCGATTCAACTGCGACAAATACACCAGCCCATGTTCCGCAAGGCGGGCCATTTCAAAAAACACCATCCAACAAAGGTACAATCAAAATGGGGAGTACAACTGTAAAAATTAATGGGAAAATGGCTGCAAGAAATGGTGATATGGCTATGACATGTAATGATCCATCAGATTTACCAGTTGGTAAGGTAGTTGCAGCTGGAACAGTTACGATTGGCGGCTAA
- a CDS encoding phage baseplate assembly protein V — translation MSDIGVSNFTNYINENGRLFGVMVGIVINNDSANDSEKPGPGLVKVKIPLLGMKESNWARIASLMAGKERGAFFLPEKDDEVLVAFENGDVNKPYIIGALWNGKDTPPDTNSDGENNTRIIKSRSGHIIQLFDKSGEEKILIKSSKGHIVEMNDGEETLSVIDKSGKNSIVINTKDNKVTISSGKDIELNAPNGKIAMSAKNIETKSSADTKIESSAGMDIKASANMTIKGATVAIN, via the coding sequence ATGAGTGATATAGGTGTATCGAATTTTACTAATTATATTAATGAAAATGGAAGACTGTTTGGTGTCATGGTAGGAATTGTTATAAATAATGATTCTGCAAATGATTCTGAAAAACCTGGACCAGGACTTGTAAAGGTAAAAATTCCTTTATTGGGTATGAAAGAATCAAACTGGGCTAGAATTGCATCGCTTATGGCTGGAAAAGAGAGAGGAGCATTTTTTCTGCCGGAAAAGGATGATGAAGTGCTAGTAGCATTCGAAAATGGTGATGTTAACAAACCATATATTATTGGAGCCCTTTGGAATGGGAAGGATACACCACCTGATACTAACAGCGATGGGGAAAATAATACAAGAATAATAAAATCTCGTAGTGGACATATTATACAGCTTTTTGACAAAAGTGGAGAAGAGAAAATACTTATCAAGTCTTCAAAAGGACACATTGTTGAAATGAATGACGGAGAAGAAACTCTAAGTGTTATTGATAAGTCGGGGAAAAACTCTATAGTTATCAATACTAAAGATAATAAAGTAACTATATCTTCTGGCAAAGATATTGAATTAAATGCTCCTAATGGAAAGATTGCAATGAGTGCTAAGAATATTGAAACTAAGTCGTCAGCTGATACAAAAATAGAATCATCAGCAGGAATGGACATTAAAGCCTCAGCAAATATGACTATCAAAGGCGCTACAGTAGCTATTAATTAA
- a CDS encoding phage late control D family protein: MSDVRVANYKIMLNGSPLSPDFLAAIEAITVEDEVNLPAMFCIQISMADSDKGKWRGIDLKDIKPGDKITISMGIDATENLISGEITSLCANIGKHSILEIRGYDFLHKLRMGTRNKVFTKKKYSDIASEIAKEHGLTPTVDDTKTVYPYIFQNNQSNFEFLLNKAEYLNYEMYVEDKKFYFVKSRISKSPEIPDMTYGKEFDEINLELKVLSRGSEVLVRGWDVKEKKEIESTAKKGDESTKMGGKESGFELSSKAIEASPVAVWVENLIDTSEAKNAAIAQYNSLLDEFVTGEGKCWGDARLKAGKSVKLMGIDERFSGTYYIVSTIHNIDKTGYTTIFKVKRTGI; encoded by the coding sequence ATGAGTGATGTTAGAGTAGCTAATTATAAAATAATGCTAAATGGTTCACCATTATCACCAGATTTTTTGGCTGCTATTGAAGCAATAACTGTTGAAGATGAAGTTAATCTTCCAGCAATGTTTTGTATTCAGATTAGTATGGCTGACAGTGACAAAGGAAAATGGAGAGGAATAGATTTAAAGGATATAAAGCCAGGAGATAAGATTACTATTTCAATGGGAATTGATGCAACTGAAAATTTGATTAGCGGAGAAATTACATCCTTATGTGCTAATATAGGTAAACATTCAATTTTAGAGATTAGGGGATATGATTTCCTTCATAAACTGCGTATGGGAACAAGGAATAAAGTCTTTACAAAGAAAAAGTACAGTGATATTGCTTCTGAAATAGCAAAGGAGCATGGATTAACACCAACCGTTGATGACACAAAAACTGTTTACCCATACATCTTTCAAAATAATCAAAGTAATTTTGAATTTTTGCTAAATAAAGCTGAATATCTAAATTATGAAATGTATGTTGAGGACAAAAAGTTTTACTTTGTCAAATCCCGAATTTCAAAATCACCTGAAATACCAGATATGACCTATGGAAAAGAATTTGATGAAATTAATCTAGAACTTAAAGTGTTAAGTCGTGGTAGTGAAGTTTTGGTAAGAGGATGGGATGTAAAAGAGAAGAAGGAAATAGAGTCTACTGCTAAAAAAGGCGATGAATCCACTAAAATGGGCGGTAAAGAGTCTGGTTTCGAACTTTCATCAAAAGCTATAGAAGCATCTCCCGTGGCTGTATGGGTTGAAAATCTAATTGACACAAGCGAGGCGAAAAATGCTGCAATAGCACAATACAACAGCCTATTAGATGAGTTTGTTACAGGTGAGGGTAAGTGCTGGGGAGACGCACGTTTGAAAGCTGGGAAATCAGTAAAACTAATGGGAATAGATGAACGCTTCAGCGGAACATATTATATTGTCTCAACAATACATAACATCGACAAAACTGGATATACAACAATATTCAAAGTGAAGAGGACTGGAATATGA
- a CDS encoding CIS tube protein, which translates to MAEKAKIIPLEGGGETIEVMFNPNEYTLNFQATYEGEDSKRQFKKTEVPEFNVSLFYDTYEKGSDVRKETLKVTRLLFPTVSGKQTKKPPTCLFVWGGFKYRGIITKVTQKYTMFLPSGIPVRATLDVTFETKELEMKVQEDKGLQACRKLWTVKSGDRLDLIANQALRDPTQWRHIAKLNKISNPFNFPSKNDFGRILVIPDL; encoded by the coding sequence ATGGCTGAAAAAGCAAAAATAATTCCGCTAGAGGGTGGCGGAGAAACTATTGAAGTAATGTTTAATCCAAATGAATACACTCTTAATTTTCAAGCAACTTACGAAGGAGAAGATTCAAAAAGGCAATTTAAGAAAACAGAAGTACCAGAATTCAATGTGTCACTATTTTATGATACATACGAAAAAGGTAGTGATGTTAGAAAAGAAACACTCAAAGTAACTAGATTGCTATTTCCAACTGTCAGCGGAAAACAGACAAAAAAACCACCAACATGCTTGTTTGTTTGGGGCGGCTTTAAATATCGAGGAATAATAACAAAAGTTACCCAAAAGTATACTATGTTTCTTCCATCGGGAATTCCTGTAAGGGCTACCCTTGATGTTACATTTGAGACAAAAGAACTTGAAATGAAAGTACAAGAAGATAAAGGCTTACAAGCATGTAGAAAGCTATGGACAGTAAAAAGCGGGGATCGTCTCGATTTAATTGCAAATCAAGCATTGAGAGATCCAACTCAATGGAGACATATAGCCAAACTAAATAAGATTTCTAACCCTTTTAACTTTCCAAGCAAAAATGATTTTGGAAGGATTCTGGTAATACCAGATTTATAG
- a CDS encoding phage tail protein, translated as MKFGTVNIGQAMKNSPGKRKDPYMAYNFVVEIEGIQVAQFSEVSGLSVETQVEKKNFGGENHREYTFLAQTKYSDITLKRGLMDDLYLWKWYQKVIDGKCTGIRRNASIYLLDDCGNPLMWWDVLDACPIKWEGPALNASSSAVAVETLVLTHNGIHMHK; from the coding sequence ATGAAGTTTGGTACAGTAAATATAGGACAAGCAATGAAAAATTCTCCCGGAAAAAGAAAAGACCCATATATGGCTTATAATTTTGTTGTTGAAATAGAGGGGATTCAAGTAGCACAATTTTCCGAGGTATCAGGTTTGAGCGTAGAAACTCAGGTTGAAAAGAAGAACTTTGGTGGAGAAAATCATAGGGAATATACATTTTTGGCTCAGACAAAATATTCTGACATTACCTTAAAGCGTGGACTAATGGATGATTTGTATCTATGGAAATGGTATCAAAAAGTAATAGATGGAAAATGCACTGGTATAAGACGTAATGCTTCAATATATTTATTGGATGATTGCGGTAATCCATTAATGTGGTGGGATGTTTTAGATGCATGTCCTATCAAATGGGAGGGACCAGCACTTAATGCGTCTAGCAGTGCTGTAGCAGTAGAAACCTTAGTATTAACACATAATGGGATACACATGCATAAATAA
- a CDS encoding DUF6760 family protein — protein sequence MTGYPLERLYEEVAFLAYYLHWDYKTILGLEHAERERWCKEVSEINKKLNGDENKKGFFEV from the coding sequence ATAACCGGCTACCCTCTCGAACGCCTCTATGAGGAGGTAGCCTTTTTAGCCTACTATTTGCACTGGGATTATAAGACGATATTGGGCTTAGAACACGCTGAAAGAGAACGCTGGTGTAAGGAAGTTAGTGAAATAAATAAAAAACTCAATGGAGATGAAAATAAAAAAGGCTTCTTTGAGGTATAG
- a CDS encoding phage tail protein, which yields MATGNRKDPYRNFRFRIAIDGIQIAAFSDATIPDTSTEAVEYREGTDATHARKLSGLTKFGNVTLKRGLTDSMELYNWRKAVMQKGANQNRKSLSIILVDEEGNEKAQWDIVEAWPIKYDVSALSAKGNEVSIETIELAHEGISRVK from the coding sequence ATGGCAACTGGAAATAGAAAAGATCCATACAGAAATTTTAGATTTAGAATTGCAATTGATGGTATTCAAATTGCTGCATTCTCAGATGCAACTATTCCAGATACATCAACAGAAGCAGTTGAATACAGAGAAGGAACTGATGCAACACATGCAAGAAAGCTTTCCGGCCTTACAAAGTTCGGAAACGTTACTTTAAAAAGAGGTCTTACAGATTCAATGGAATTGTACAACTGGCGTAAAGCAGTTATGCAAAAAGGTGCTAATCAAAACAGAAAAAGCTTGTCCATTATTTTAGTGGATGAGGAAGGTAATGAAAAGGCACAGTGGGATATTGTTGAAGCATGGCCTATCAAATACGATGTAAGCGCATTAAGTGCTAAAGGTAATGAAGTTAGTATAGAAACTATTGAGTTAGCACATGAAGGTATATCAAGAGTTAAATAA
- a CDS encoding phage tail sheath family protein — protein sequence MPNYLSPGVYVEEVSSGVKPIAGVGTSVGAFIGLTEKGTVGKATLVTNWSQYVSEFGGFIPSAYLSYAVYNFFAEGGTSCYVVRVAPEDAKTATYTVKDNSEDAVDLFEISARSKGAWGNRISFEIGRASNSTGTPEDLRFKLVVKYKESFDDEYTGDTEGEIVEIFDGLLMINIEEKINEVSSFVKVKVLRDLTSLEEMERVPVFNDSEEESAINLRNGADGRSAVKDYLNTETGIHAFDVIDEINIMAAPDVADLDGGRDIIIEMLNYCKQRGDCFFVADPPHGLTPSAVKEFKEGIGQFLGTNPLNSSYGALYYPWVFVNDPLTGKKKLVPPSGAVIGTYAYVDSTRGVHKAPAGTSDGYLDTAVGIERIITKGEQEILNPIGINVIRALPEGICIWGARTLSSDAEWQYINIRRLMMYIEESIDKGSQWVVFEPNDPSLWGKVKRNLSAFLTRVWRDGALYGSTQEEAFFIKVDEENNPPATRDVGQLIIEVGVAPVKPAEFVIIRVSQKTLAK from the coding sequence ATGCCAAATTATTTATCACCAGGAGTTTATGTAGAAGAAGTATCCAGTGGAGTAAAACCAATTGCTGGTGTAGGCACATCAGTAGGTGCTTTCATTGGTCTTACTGAAAAAGGTACCGTTGGTAAAGCTACATTGGTTACTAATTGGAGCCAGTATGTGAGTGAATTTGGAGGATTCATTCCAAGTGCATATCTATCATATGCAGTATACAATTTCTTCGCTGAAGGAGGCACATCTTGCTACGTTGTAAGAGTTGCTCCAGAAGATGCAAAGACAGCAACTTATACCGTAAAGGATAATAGTGAAGACGCTGTTGACTTATTTGAAATTTCAGCACGTTCAAAGGGAGCATGGGGTAACAGAATTTCATTTGAAATCGGAAGAGCATCAAACTCAACTGGTACTCCAGAAGATTTGAGGTTTAAGTTAGTAGTTAAGTACAAGGAGTCATTTGATGACGAATATACAGGTGATACTGAAGGTGAAATAGTTGAGATTTTCGATGGCTTACTAATGATAAATATCGAAGAGAAAATCAATGAAGTATCATCATTTGTAAAAGTTAAAGTTCTTAGAGACTTAACCTCACTAGAAGAAATGGAAAGAGTTCCTGTTTTCAATGACTCTGAAGAAGAATCAGCAATTAATCTAAGGAATGGTGCAGATGGAAGATCCGCAGTTAAGGATTACTTAAATACTGAAACAGGTATTCATGCATTTGACGTTATAGATGAAATCAATATCATGGCTGCACCTGATGTTGCAGATTTAGACGGAGGCCGTGACATTATTATTGAAATGCTTAACTACTGTAAACAAAGAGGAGATTGCTTCTTTGTTGCAGATCCTCCACATGGTTTAACACCTTCAGCTGTAAAGGAATTTAAAGAAGGAATAGGTCAATTCTTGGGCACTAATCCATTAAATTCATCATATGGTGCATTGTACTACCCATGGGTATTTGTAAATGACCCATTAACAGGAAAGAAAAAATTGGTTCCACCATCAGGAGCTGTAATAGGTACATATGCATATGTTGATTCAACTCGTGGAGTTCATAAGGCTCCTGCCGGCACATCAGATGGTTATCTTGATACTGCTGTGGGCATAGAGAGAATAATTACTAAGGGAGAACAAGAAATTCTGAATCCAATAGGAATAAATGTTATCAGAGCACTTCCTGAAGGAATTTGCATTTGGGGAGCAAGAACTCTTTCTTCTGATGCAGAATGGCAGTATATCAACATCAGACGTTTGATGATGTATATTGAAGAGTCAATTGATAAGGGAAGCCAGTGGGTAGTGTTTGAGCCAAATGATCCTAGCTTATGGGGAAAAGTAAAGAGAAATCTTTCTGCTTTCTTAACAAGAGTATGGAGAGATGGAGCACTTTATGGATCTACTCAAGAAGAAGCATTCTTTATTAAGGTAGACGAAGAAAACAATCCTCCTGCTACAAGAGATGTAGGTCAACTTATCATAGAAGTGGGAGTAGCTCCTGTAAAACCTGCAGAATTTGTAATTATCAGGGTTAGTCAAAAAACACTTGCTAAATAA